The Megalobrama amblycephala isolate DHTTF-2021 unplaced genomic scaffold, ASM1881202v1 scaffold201, whole genome shotgun sequence genome contains a region encoding:
- the LOC125260952 gene encoding putative protein TPRXL, translating to MRQRFIQQFVGQVFPTISEGPYYKCQFCSKMGEYAYVVAHMQTHEKTAVKHGGYKMYRCHGGCLKSHHYHCCYCARIITQQNLFLNHVQKCGLADASTGSCVSANSSICAPYSACALSSAPSSTPSSACALSIAPSSACALSSAPSSTPSSACAPSSTPSSTPSSACTPSSVCAPSSTPSSTCALSSAPSSTPSSACALSIAPSSTPSSACAPSSAPSSAPSSAPSSVCAPSSAPSSTCALSSAPSSTCALSSAPSSTPSSTCALSSAPSSTPSSTYAPSSTCAPSSTPSSACVVLVVIVWWIL from the exons ATGAGACAACG CTTCATCCAACAGTTTGTAGGGCAGGTATTCCCTACAATTTCTGAAGGCCCATACTACAAATGCCAGTTCTGCAGCAAAATGGGAGAGTATGCATATGTTGTGGCACATATGCAAACCCACGAGAAGACAGCTGTTAAACACGGAG GGTATAAAATGTACAGATGCCATGGTGGATGTTTAAAAAGCCATCATTATCACTGCTGCTATTGTGCAAGGATTATAACTCagcaaaatttatttttgaacCATGTGCAGAAATGTGGGTTGGCTGACGCCTCAACAGGTTCCTGTGTCTCTGCAAACTCCAGCATCTGTGCACCCTACAGCGCCTGTGCACTATCCAGTGCACCCTCCAGTACACCCTCCAGCGCCTGTGCACTATCCATTGCACCCTCCAGCGCCTGTGCACTATCCAGTGCACCCTCCAGTACACCCTCCAGCGCCTGTGCACCCTCCAGTACACCCTCCAGTACACCCTCCAGCGCCTGTACACCCTCCAGCGTCTGTGCACCCTCCAGTACACCCTCCAGCACCTGTGCACTATCCAGTGCACCCTCCAGTACACCCTCCAGCGCCTGTGCACTATCCATTGCACCCTCCAGTACACCCTCCAGCGCCTGTGCACCCTCCAGTGCACCCTCCAGTGCACCCTCCAGTGCACCCTCCAGCGTCTGTGCACCCTCCAGTGCACCCTCCAGCACCTGTGCACTATCCAGTGCACCCTCCAGCACCTGTGCACTATCCAGTGCACCCTCCAGTACACCCTCCAGCACCTGTGCACTATCCAGTGCACCCTCCAGTACACCCTCCAGCACCTATGCACCCTCCAGCACCTGTGCACCCTCCAGTACACCCTCCAGCGCCTGTGTAGTATTAGTAGTAATCGTCTGGTGGATTTTGTAG